A window of the Rhodoferax sp. GW822-FHT02A01 genome harbors these coding sequences:
- a CDS encoding NAD(P)-binding domain-containing protein has product MLFALIGMGEVGRCYARPLKEAGYDLVLCDPRPSTASQQMADEWGIPIHQSIGEWVKEANWVISCVTGSHALAVVEQALAHIGSQTRICDMTTASPTTKRTALALCEKADVAYVDTAIMGAISLSLIKTPLLSAGKHADEFSTLLEKAGGKVTVIQDGKAGDAISLKILRSIFTKGMEALSVEMLMAAETQGVREKLFELLSDIDNTPLRTFINMLVRTHVIHAKRRAHEVHDAAEELASHGLPSAVLPGIEARFQKTIASLESTPVGEDDPSIDTAIQWLLTTSKVS; this is encoded by the coding sequence ATGTTGTTTGCATTGATTGGAATGGGTGAAGTTGGCCGGTGTTACGCCCGCCCTCTGAAAGAAGCCGGCTATGACCTCGTTCTCTGCGATCCACGCCCCAGCACAGCTTCGCAGCAGATGGCCGATGAATGGGGTATCCCTATCCATCAGTCCATCGGCGAATGGGTGAAAGAGGCAAATTGGGTGATTTCCTGTGTCACGGGTTCCCATGCATTGGCGGTGGTTGAGCAGGCACTGGCACACATTGGCTCGCAAACCAGAATTTGTGACATGACCACAGCGAGCCCGACCACAAAGCGTACCGCGCTAGCGCTTTGCGAAAAGGCCGACGTCGCCTACGTCGACACAGCAATCATGGGTGCAATTTCCCTGAGTCTGATTAAGACTCCTTTGCTCAGCGCAGGAAAACATGCTGATGAGTTCTCCACACTGCTTGAGAAAGCCGGCGGCAAGGTAACAGTCATACAAGACGGCAAGGCCGGTGACGCTATCTCCTTGAAAATCCTGCGCAGCATCTTCACCAAGGGGATGGAAGCTTTGAGCGTTGAAATGCTGATGGCAGCCGAGACGCAAGGCGTAAGAGAGAAACTCTTCGAACTCCTCTCGGATATTGACAACACACCGCTTCGCACATTTATCAATATGCTTGTGCGCACACACGTGATTCACGCCAAGCGCCGGGCGCACGAAGTACATGATGCCGCAGAAGAACTCGCGAGTCACGGGCTGCCGTCCGCAGTTCTGCCTGGCATCGAGGCTCGTTTTCAGAAGACAATTGCGAGCTTGGAAAGTACTCCTGTGGGTGAAGATGATCCGTCCATCGATACAGCAATCCAATGGCTACTGACCACAAGTAAGGTGTCCTGA
- a CDS encoding AraC family transcriptional regulator, which translates to MLSDYRILLHCMAKTPGLLETIFDTFPDVLFFVKDLEGRYIWGNSVLVNRSGFKSRDGILGKTADDLFPASGQSTMTQDMQVITSKRPIEEALRMYRVLGGARYWCLSSRYPLFNDKNEVVGLFGLSRDLPRPNERHRSYFRLAKFLEYIDKNIGEGVLIADAAKQASISMDTLARLVYEVYHLKPKQLLMKKRIDQACQLLEQTSQSISEISSVCGYVDQSAFTRQFKVATHITPAQYRVTHQAAQVIN; encoded by the coding sequence ATGTTGAGCGACTACCGAATCCTTCTGCATTGCATGGCAAAGACGCCAGGCCTGTTGGAGACAATTTTTGACACGTTTCCGGATGTGCTCTTCTTCGTCAAAGACCTTGAAGGAAGGTACATCTGGGGAAATTCCGTCCTGGTCAACCGCAGCGGGTTTAAGTCGCGAGATGGCATTCTTGGCAAGACGGCTGACGACCTTTTCCCGGCCAGCGGGCAGAGTACCATGACACAAGACATGCAGGTCATAACAAGCAAACGCCCCATTGAGGAGGCACTGCGTATGTACCGCGTCTTGGGTGGGGCGCGATACTGGTGCCTGAGTTCGCGATACCCTTTGTTCAATGACAAAAATGAAGTGGTAGGTCTCTTTGGCCTTTCGCGTGACCTTCCGCGTCCAAACGAAAGGCACCGGAGTTACTTCAGGTTAGCAAAATTTCTGGAGTACATCGATAAGAATATCGGCGAAGGTGTGCTTATTGCCGATGCGGCTAAACAAGCCTCCATCTCCATGGACACCCTGGCCAGGTTGGTATACGAGGTGTACCATCTCAAACCGAAGCAGCTTTTGATGAAAAAGCGCATCGACCAGGCTTGCCAGTTGCTGGAGCAGACCTCCCAGTCGATTTCCGAAATATCAAGCGTCTGTGGATATGTTGACCAGAGTGCCTTCACAAGGCAATTCAAGGTCGCAACTCACATCACACCTGCCCAATACCGCGTCACTCATCAGGCAGCTCAAGTCATCAATTGA
- a CDS encoding FAD-binding protein — protein MTALVIAEHDNVSLKAATLNTVTAAVACGGDVHVLVVGKKAEEAVVASSKIIGVSKVLHADDECFAHGLAENVTDQVLAIASHYSHILFPATSNGKNIAPRVAAKLDVAQVSDVTKIVSSDTFERPIYAGNAVATVQSLEPIKVLTVRTTGFDAAVAIGGNAVSEVLAATSSNGKTRYLGSEVSKNDRPDLTAAKIIVSGGRALGSSERFVEVITPLADKLGAAIGASRAAVDAGYAPNDLQVGQTGKIVAPQLYIAAGISGAIQHLAGMKDSKVIVAINKDPEAPIFAIADYGLEADLFEAIPQMVSAL, from the coding sequence ATGACTGCACTGGTTATTGCCGAACACGATAATGTCTCTCTTAAAGCCGCAACGCTAAACACGGTGACTGCCGCAGTTGCCTGTGGGGGGGATGTACACGTATTGGTGGTTGGAAAAAAAGCCGAAGAAGCTGTGGTTGCTTCCTCCAAAATTATTGGTGTGAGTAAAGTTCTGCATGCGGACGATGAGTGCTTTGCTCATGGTTTGGCCGAGAATGTGACAGATCAAGTGCTAGCGATTGCATCGCACTATAGCCATATTCTGTTCCCCGCCACCTCTAATGGTAAGAATATCGCTCCACGTGTGGCTGCCAAGCTGGACGTAGCTCAGGTGAGTGACGTCACCAAAATCGTCAGCTCCGACACATTTGAGCGACCCATTTATGCGGGAAACGCCGTCGCTACAGTGCAGAGCTTGGAGCCTATCAAGGTCCTGACAGTTCGCACGACGGGCTTTGATGCCGCTGTTGCTATTGGGGGCAATGCTGTCAGCGAGGTACTCGCTGCAACCAGTAGCAACGGCAAGACACGGTACTTGGGGAGTGAAGTTTCCAAAAATGACCGGCCAGATTTGACCGCAGCGAAGATTATCGTGTCCGGTGGCCGGGCTTTGGGTAGCTCAGAGAGGTTCGTGGAAGTTATTACCCCCCTCGCTGACAAGCTTGGGGCTGCCATAGGTGCATCTCGAGCCGCAGTGGATGCTGGCTATGCGCCCAATGACCTCCAGGTTGGACAGACTGGGAAAATCGTCGCACCCCAGTTGTATATCGCCGCGGGAATCTCCGGGGCAATTCAGCACTTGGCAGGGATGAAAGACTCCAAGGTCATTGTTGCGATTAACAAAGACCCAGAGGCTCCCATTTTCGCCATTGCCGACTATGGATTGGAAGCAGATTTGTTTGAAGCCATCCCGCAGATGGTTTCAGCACTGTAG
- a CDS encoding electron transfer flavoprotein subunit beta/FixA family protein translates to MKVLVAVKRVVDYNVKVRVKFDGSGVETVGLKMSMNPFDEIAVEEAVRLKESGVASEIIAVSCGVAQCQETLRTALAIGADRAILVETPVGLDLEPLSVAKLLKALVDKEQPGLVILGKQAIDDDANQTGQMLAALGELPQATFASKVQVAGEKVTVTREVDGGLEKLELSVPAVITTDLRLNEPRYVTLPNIMRAKKKPIQILSPQELSVDVTPRLKILKVTDPPKRGAGVKVASVAELVEKLKNEAKVI, encoded by the coding sequence ATGAAAGTGTTGGTCGCTGTTAAACGCGTTGTTGATTACAACGTCAAGGTAAGAGTGAAGTTCGATGGCAGTGGCGTCGAAACCGTCGGACTCAAAATGAGCATGAATCCGTTCGACGAAATCGCCGTTGAAGAAGCAGTTCGATTGAAGGAGTCGGGTGTTGCGTCTGAAATCATCGCCGTCTCCTGCGGGGTGGCACAGTGCCAAGAGACCCTGCGTACCGCCTTGGCTATCGGCGCAGACCGCGCCATCTTGGTAGAGACCCCTGTTGGGCTCGACTTAGAACCTCTGTCGGTGGCCAAGCTGCTCAAAGCGCTTGTGGACAAAGAGCAGCCTGGCCTCGTGATTCTGGGTAAACAGGCAATTGACGATGATGCCAATCAGACCGGTCAGATGCTGGCCGCCTTAGGAGAGCTTCCCCAGGCTACATTCGCGAGCAAAGTCCAAGTCGCTGGCGAGAAGGTTACGGTGACCCGCGAAGTCGATGGTGGCCTGGAGAAGCTCGAACTCTCTGTTCCGGCGGTTATTACTACCGATTTGCGCCTCAACGAGCCACGCTACGTGACTTTACCCAACATCATGAGGGCCAAAAAGAAGCCTATCCAGATTCTCAGCCCACAGGAGCTCAGTGTCGACGTCACTCCCCGTCTAAAAATACTCAAAGTTACTGATCCACCGAAACGCGGCGCTGGTGTCAAAGTGGCGAGCGTCGCCGAGCTTGTCGAGAAGCTCAAGAACGAGGCGAAAGTCATCTAA
- a CDS encoding ABC transporter ATP-binding protein yields the protein MLELRDVHVHYGHVHALKGVNIEVHPGEIVTLIGANGAGKSTLMTSIFSSPRVSKGGIYFEGEEVSRLSPHLVARRGISLSPEGRRIFPRMSVMENLQMGASHSDPANWECDLKRIFDTFPILGERQNQRAGTLSGGEQQMLAIGRALLSRPRLLLLDEPSLGLAPIYIRKIFDVIAELNREHSMTILLVEQNAHHALRLAHRAYVLQHGEVVLSGTGKELLDSAEVRAAYLAGEH from the coding sequence ATGCTCGAACTACGTGATGTTCACGTCCATTACGGACACGTGCACGCCCTCAAGGGTGTCAACATTGAAGTTCACCCTGGTGAAATCGTCACGCTCATCGGGGCAAATGGTGCGGGCAAGTCGACGCTGATGACAAGTATCTTCTCGTCGCCCCGAGTTTCCAAGGGCGGCATCTACTTCGAGGGTGAAGAGGTATCGCGACTTTCACCTCATCTGGTGGCTAGGCGTGGTATCTCTCTTTCACCCGAAGGTCGCAGGATTTTTCCGCGTATGTCGGTCATGGAGAACTTGCAGATGGGAGCAAGTCATTCTGACCCTGCGAATTGGGAATGCGATCTCAAACGCATTTTCGACACGTTCCCCATTCTGGGAGAGCGACAAAATCAACGCGCAGGCACTTTGTCTGGAGGAGAGCAGCAAATGCTGGCCATCGGACGCGCACTACTCAGCCGCCCCAGACTTCTGCTTTTGGACGAACCATCTTTGGGGCTTGCACCCATTTATATCCGGAAGATTTTTGACGTGATTGCTGAACTCAACCGTGAGCACTCAATGACCATATTGCTTGTCGAACAAAACGCACACCACGCTTTGCGCTTGGCTCATCGTGCCTACGTTCTCCAGCATGGAGAGGTTGTCCTATCAGGTACGGGGAAGGAGCTGCTCGACAGCGCAGAGGTACGGGCAGCGTACCTTGCCGGTGAACATTGA
- a CDS encoding ATP-binding cassette domain-containing protein, giving the protein MSAAKKKILTVSNLTMKFGGITAIDGLSMSVNQGSITSIIGPNGAGKTTLFNCLTGFYKPTSGSVVMHHPENGDMQLECMSTHKVASHANVMRTFQNIRLFPKMTVMENLIVAQHNRLFQASGFSIAGLLKLPRYTRAEREAVDHAWSLLRRFSLTSFADTPAGALSYGVQRRVEIARAMCARPMLLCLDEPAAGLNPKESLALNDLLLSLSHDDKVSVLLVEHDMSVVMNVSDEIYVISYGKKIAVGSPNQIQNDPHVIAAYLGEPEVEDVQLEMESGQ; this is encoded by the coding sequence ATGAGCGCCGCCAAAAAGAAAATTCTGACGGTAAGTAATTTGACCATGAAGTTTGGTGGGATAACCGCCATAGATGGTCTCAGCATGTCAGTTAACCAGGGCTCAATCACTTCGATTATTGGTCCAAATGGAGCCGGAAAGACTACGCTCTTCAACTGCCTTACAGGCTTTTACAAGCCAACAAGTGGTAGCGTCGTGATGCATCACCCCGAAAACGGGGACATGCAACTGGAGTGCATGAGCACCCATAAAGTGGCCAGCCATGCAAACGTCATGCGGACATTCCAGAACATTCGTCTCTTCCCGAAGATGACAGTGATGGAGAACCTCATTGTTGCTCAACACAATCGTCTTTTCCAAGCCAGTGGTTTCTCGATTGCAGGCTTGTTGAAGCTTCCGCGGTATACGCGAGCAGAGCGGGAAGCAGTCGACCACGCATGGAGCTTGTTGCGTCGGTTCTCACTGACCTCGTTTGCAGACACGCCTGCCGGCGCACTTTCATACGGTGTGCAGCGCAGAGTCGAGATTGCCCGGGCCATGTGCGCGAGGCCAATGCTTCTATGCCTGGACGAACCGGCGGCTGGATTGAATCCAAAGGAGTCGCTCGCGCTCAACGACTTGCTGCTCTCTCTGTCTCACGACGACAAAGTTTCGGTTCTCCTCGTTGAACACGACATGAGCGTTGTGATGAATGTCTCTGATGAGATTTACGTCATCAGCTATGGCAAGAAGATTGCTGTGGGTAGCCCGAACCAGATCCAAAACGATCCTCACGTCATCGCTGCCTATCTGGGGGAGCCCGAGGTCGAAGATGTACAGCTTGAAATGGAGAGTGGACAGTGA
- the livM gene encoding high-affinity branched-chain amino acid ABC transporter permease LivM has product MNTTSKDDMKAKFVDAALAALMMLIVGLPLLGLTTVDSGGTLQVQTRWSWLFSAAASVFIFRAFILKWFIRGEKLKPASSEQVDATPTPRATTYLGFALGVVAIGIPFVFFDNRYIIDVSTTVLIYVLLGWGLNIVVGLAGLLDLGYVAFYAVGAYSYAVLSTHFDFSFWLSIPMAGALAAIFGVLLGYPTLRLRGDYLAIVTLGFGEIIRIVLINWTDLTNGPNGITSIPRPSFFGLPFSSSEDINTFSSFFGLDYSVWHRTVFLYALILVMAVTINLVVLRLRHLPIGRAWEAMREDEIACKALGINVTNVKLSAFALGAMVGGIAGIFFAARQGFISPESFTFGESATILAIVVLGGSGSQLGVVLAACLLVLLPELGRSFAEYRMLVFGAAMVVIMIVKPSGLLSQRKSTISVEKLKQGGIVQSTNLKGACQ; this is encoded by the coding sequence ATGAATACGACTTCAAAAGATGACATGAAGGCAAAGTTTGTCGACGCAGCACTGGCGGCATTGATGATGCTTATTGTCGGACTTCCCCTGCTTGGGCTAACCACTGTTGACTCTGGTGGAACTCTGCAAGTTCAAACCCGTTGGAGCTGGCTATTCTCTGCTGCCGCTTCCGTATTTATATTTCGAGCATTTATCCTCAAATGGTTCATCCGAGGGGAAAAACTCAAACCAGCTAGCTCGGAACAAGTTGATGCCACGCCAACTCCACGAGCAACTACTTACCTCGGCTTTGCTTTAGGCGTGGTTGCAATTGGAATTCCATTCGTATTTTTTGACAACAGATACATCATAGATGTCTCAACCACAGTTCTCATTTATGTGTTGTTGGGGTGGGGATTGAACATCGTCGTTGGGTTGGCCGGATTGCTGGACCTTGGCTACGTCGCCTTCTATGCGGTAGGGGCGTATTCATACGCCGTGCTTTCAACGCATTTCGATTTCTCGTTCTGGCTGTCCATACCGATGGCCGGTGCACTTGCCGCAATCTTTGGCGTACTACTTGGTTACCCGACTTTGCGACTGCGTGGCGATTACCTGGCCATTGTGACACTTGGCTTTGGAGAAATCATTCGCATCGTGCTTATCAACTGGACTGACTTGACCAACGGTCCCAACGGGATAACGTCCATTCCCAGGCCATCGTTCTTTGGATTGCCGTTCTCATCGTCCGAAGACATCAATACTTTCTCGTCTTTCTTTGGGCTCGATTACTCGGTTTGGCACAGAACAGTTTTTCTATATGCACTGATTCTTGTAATGGCCGTTACTATCAATTTGGTCGTCCTGCGCTTGCGGCACTTGCCAATAGGCCGAGCGTGGGAGGCAATGCGTGAAGACGAAATTGCCTGCAAGGCACTTGGTATCAATGTGACCAACGTCAAGCTGTCCGCCTTCGCATTGGGTGCTATGGTGGGCGGCATAGCCGGAATCTTCTTCGCTGCGCGACAGGGCTTTATCTCGCCTGAGAGTTTCACCTTTGGAGAGAGCGCCACTATTTTGGCCATCGTCGTGCTTGGTGGAAGCGGCAGCCAGCTGGGCGTCGTCTTGGCAGCTTGTCTCTTGGTATTACTTCCCGAGCTTGGCCGCAGTTTTGCGGAGTATCGAATGTTGGTATTTGGCGCCGCGATGGTCGTAATCATGATTGTTAAACCCTCCGGACTTCTGTCGCAGCGAAAGTCTACGATTTCAGTTGAGAAACTGAAGCAAGGCGGAATCGTTCAGTCCACTAATTTGAAGGGGGCCTGCCAATGA
- a CDS encoding branched-chain amino acid ABC transporter permease LivH (LivHMGF is the membrane component of the LIV-I/LS branched-chain amino acid transporter), whose product MSQFLQQLINGLTLGSLYGLIAIGYTMVFGIIGMINFAHGDVFMIGAFISVTAFTMLASVGVTSVPLTLTVVLVVTIAFTSLYGWAVERVAYRPLRGSTRLAPLISAIGVSIFLQNTVQLTQGARLKQVPPMLTGGFDVGIYFGWDVRVSHAQVLIVVVTLVALAAFTWLITQTAFGRQQRACEQDQFMTRVLGINAERTISITFMIGAALAALAGVLVTVYYGVVDFYIGFVTGIKAFTAAVLGGIGSLPGAMLGGLIIGLVEAFYGTYFSAEYKDVVVFSILVLVLLFRPSGLLGRPEVEKV is encoded by the coding sequence ATGTCTCAATTCCTTCAGCAACTCATTAACGGGCTAACGCTTGGGTCGTTATATGGACTCATTGCCATCGGCTACACCATGGTCTTCGGCATCATCGGAATGATTAACTTCGCCCACGGCGACGTCTTCATGATAGGAGCCTTCATTTCAGTTACGGCGTTCACAATGCTGGCCTCGGTTGGCGTCACATCAGTTCCCTTAACTCTGACTGTGGTTCTTGTAGTCACCATCGCGTTCACTTCGCTCTATGGATGGGCGGTGGAGCGAGTCGCGTATCGTCCGCTTCGTGGTTCCACCCGGCTTGCTCCACTGATATCAGCAATTGGCGTCTCAATATTCCTGCAAAACACGGTGCAACTGACCCAGGGCGCTCGTCTAAAACAGGTTCCTCCAATGTTGACCGGTGGCTTCGATGTTGGGATTTACTTTGGTTGGGACGTGCGCGTGTCGCATGCGCAGGTTCTGATAGTGGTGGTCACCTTGGTGGCTCTGGCTGCATTCACCTGGCTGATTACCCAAACCGCATTTGGTAGGCAACAGCGTGCTTGTGAACAAGACCAGTTCATGACGCGAGTTCTGGGAATCAATGCAGAACGCACGATTTCCATAACCTTCATGATTGGTGCGGCACTGGCGGCGCTGGCCGGTGTATTGGTAACCGTTTACTACGGTGTTGTCGACTTCTACATTGGATTCGTCACCGGCATTAAGGCATTTACTGCAGCCGTTCTCGGCGGTATTGGCTCTTTACCTGGCGCAATGTTGGGCGGCTTGATTATTGGGTTGGTAGAGGCTTTCTACGGTACCTACTTCTCTGCTGAATATAAAGACGTTGTCGTATTTTCAATACTGGTCCTGGTTTTGTTGTTTAGACCTTCTGGGTTGCTTGGTCGTCCGGAAGTTGAGAAGGTATGA
- a CDS encoding branched-chain amino acid ABC transporter substrate-binding protein, with translation MISTRSWFNTIAGLGLVAGASGATADIVIGVAGPMTGQYASGGEQMKRGVEAAVAELNAKGGLLGQKVRVEVGDDVCDPKQAVAVANTFVNKKVDFVVGHYCSSSTIPASEVYSEAQIPMITISTNAKVTDRGLKNVFRITGRDDQEGAVAARYLVSKYAGKKFAVIDDKGAYGKAQADVVAQTLEELKNPPAMRESITAGEKDYTALISKLKAGGIEVAFYGGYYTELGLILRQASQGGLKMTTMSGNTSTNSELYSAAGAAVDGLLFTFYPDPRKYPASAEAVKKFRAAGYEPDGYVLFCYGAVQAYAQAIDAAKSKKFADVQKALSAGKFSTVLGSLEFDAKGDPKAPAFAVYQWKGSQYDLAK, from the coding sequence ATGATTTCGACACGTAGCTGGTTCAACACGATTGCGGGCCTTGGTCTCGTGGCAGGCGCCTCAGGCGCTACGGCCGATATCGTTATCGGTGTGGCCGGTCCCATGACCGGACAATACGCATCTGGTGGTGAGCAAATGAAGCGTGGCGTCGAAGCTGCCGTGGCAGAACTGAATGCGAAGGGCGGCCTGCTTGGTCAGAAGGTTCGTGTTGAAGTGGGTGACGACGTATGCGACCCCAAACAAGCCGTTGCTGTTGCCAACACTTTTGTCAACAAGAAGGTTGACTTTGTAGTTGGACACTACTGTTCCAGCTCGACCATCCCAGCATCTGAGGTGTACAGCGAAGCTCAGATTCCGATGATTACCATTTCCACCAATGCCAAGGTAACTGACCGGGGACTGAAAAACGTCTTCCGAATCACTGGCCGTGACGACCAAGAAGGTGCGGTTGCTGCAAGGTACCTGGTCAGCAAATATGCTGGCAAGAAGTTTGCCGTCATTGACGACAAGGGTGCCTATGGCAAGGCCCAAGCCGATGTGGTTGCTCAGACCCTCGAGGAATTGAAGAACCCGCCTGCAATGCGCGAGTCCATCACTGCCGGCGAAAAAGACTACACCGCCCTCATTTCAAAGCTCAAAGCAGGTGGTATTGAAGTCGCTTTCTATGGTGGCTACTACACTGAACTCGGCCTCATCCTGCGCCAAGCCTCCCAAGGTGGCCTGAAGATGACCACGATGAGCGGTAACACTAGCACCAACTCCGAGCTTTACAGCGCTGCCGGCGCAGCTGTTGACGGTCTGCTGTTCACGTTCTACCCGGACCCACGCAAGTACCCTGCATCAGCCGAAGCGGTCAAGAAATTCCGTGCTGCAGGGTACGAACCTGATGGCTATGTGCTGTTTTGCTACGGTGCTGTGCAGGCTTATGCACAGGCCATCGATGCTGCCAAGAGTAAGAAGTTTGCAGATGTGCAAAAAGCTCTTTCTGCGGGCAAGTTCAGCACGGTGCTGGGCAGCCTAGAGTTCGACGCAAAGGGTGACCCGAAGGCACCTGCGTTCGCCGTTTACCAATGGAAGGGTAGCCAGTACGACCTGGCCAAGTGA
- the pruA gene encoding L-glutamate gamma-semialdehyde dehydrogenase, with product MHVLPFANEPIESFGTPEKLNEITTALKDVKAQFGKTYPMVIDGIKIHTDSTLVSTNPSTPSEVVGRAACATRDHADAALKAAWKAFESWKLWKQEDRSRVLLKAAQIMRSRKRELEAWLIYEIGKNYVEASAEVAEMIDFTEYYARLALKHVGSQGNLLAVPGEENSSFYIPLGVGVTIAPWNFPMALMTGMTVGAIVVGNTIVAKPAEDTIVSLSKVFDIFEEAGLPPGVVNYLPGKGGEVGAYLVEHPQTRFINFTGSLATGKRINEVAAKVGEGQRWFKRVFLELGGKDAILVDETANLDDAALGVIQSAYGYQGQKCSACSRLIVVDSVYDALLERVVERAKALKIDLAEKNPNLGPVCNAAQDAKVKEYLEIGKKEGKLLTGGRRLDVEGFFFEPTVFGEVSPTARIAQEEIFGPVVAAIRVPNFEEGLRVANDTVYGLTGALYSADRARIELARREFHVGNLYFNRKCTGALAGVQPFGGFNLTGTDTKTGGPDYLLQFLQMKAVAERF from the coding sequence ATGCACGTCCTACCTTTCGCAAACGAGCCTATCGAATCCTTTGGCACCCCTGAAAAGCTCAACGAAATTACCACTGCACTCAAAGACGTCAAAGCCCAGTTTGGGAAGACCTACCCGATGGTCATTGATGGCATCAAGATTCATACTGATTCGACGCTGGTGTCTACGAATCCATCCACTCCGAGCGAAGTGGTTGGTCGCGCCGCGTGCGCTACCCGCGACCACGCTGACGCGGCTCTTAAGGCGGCCTGGAAGGCATTCGAGTCGTGGAAGCTCTGGAAACAGGAAGACCGTTCACGGGTTCTGCTCAAGGCAGCGCAAATCATGCGCAGCCGCAAACGAGAGCTCGAAGCGTGGCTGATTTACGAAATCGGCAAAAATTACGTTGAGGCCAGCGCTGAAGTAGCTGAAATGATTGACTTCACCGAGTACTACGCACGCTTAGCGCTGAAGCATGTGGGCAGTCAAGGCAACCTTTTAGCCGTCCCCGGCGAAGAGAATTCCAGCTTCTACATTCCTTTGGGCGTGGGTGTCACCATTGCCCCCTGGAACTTCCCCATGGCGCTGATGACTGGTATGACCGTTGGTGCAATCGTAGTTGGCAACACCATTGTTGCCAAACCGGCTGAAGACACTATAGTGTCCTTGTCCAAAGTCTTTGACATTTTTGAAGAAGCGGGCCTGCCTCCTGGCGTTGTGAACTACCTGCCGGGCAAGGGCGGCGAAGTTGGTGCCTACCTGGTAGAGCATCCTCAAACCCGATTCATCAACTTCACTGGAAGTCTGGCGACTGGCAAACGAATCAATGAAGTGGCCGCCAAAGTCGGAGAAGGTCAGCGCTGGTTCAAGCGTGTGTTCCTCGAACTGGGCGGCAAGGATGCCATCTTGGTGGATGAGACCGCCAATCTGGACGATGCAGCTCTTGGCGTTATACAAAGTGCCTACGGCTACCAAGGTCAAAAGTGTTCGGCCTGCTCGCGGTTGATTGTGGTGGATAGCGTGTACGACGCTCTACTTGAGCGTGTCGTAGAGCGCGCAAAGGCACTGAAAATTGACCTGGCCGAGAAAAACCCGAACTTGGGCCCAGTCTGCAATGCCGCTCAAGATGCGAAGGTCAAGGAGTACCTCGAAATTGGCAAGAAGGAAGGCAAATTGTTGACCGGTGGACGTCGCTTGGACGTTGAAGGCTTTTTCTTCGAGCCCACCGTGTTTGGCGAGGTGTCACCCACGGCGCGTATTGCTCAGGAAGAAATCTTTGGTCCCGTCGTTGCGGCCATTCGTGTCCCCAACTTTGAAGAAGGCTTGCGAGTCGCCAATGACACTGTTTACGGTCTGACTGGCGCCCTTTACTCCGCGGACCGTGCACGCATCGAACTGGCACGCCGCGAGTTCCATGTCGGCAACCTGTACTTCAATCGCAAATGCACTGGTGCCCTTGCTGGAGTTCAGCCGTTTGGCGGCTTCAACCTGACCGGCACAGACACGAAGACCGGCGGCCCGGATTACCTACTTCAGTTCCTGCAAATGAAAGCTGTGGCAGAACGCTTCTAA